A portion of the Nitrospirota bacterium genome contains these proteins:
- a CDS encoding heme-binding protein — MLMPCLAPASDELPKETILPIGLANKAIQASLEACKKDGYKVTVSVVDRAGVLRAMSRADGAGPHTVDSSRKKAYTAASLRRSTTELAELINKVPTLQALREMNEQILILGGGLPIEIAGEVVGGIGVGGAPGAQLDDACAQAGLDAIGAAPKAPAIK, encoded by the coding sequence ATGCTGATGCCCTGTTTGGCGCCGGCTTCCGATGAGTTGCCGAAAGAGACGATTTTGCCGATAGGGCTCGCGAATAAAGCGATCCAGGCTTCGTTGGAAGCCTGCAAAAAAGATGGCTATAAGGTAACGGTGTCCGTCGTGGATCGCGCCGGTGTGCTGCGCGCCATGAGCCGCGCGGATGGCGCCGGACCTCATACGGTCGATAGCAGCAGGAAGAAGGCCTATACCGCAGCCAGCCTTCGTCGTTCGACGACCGAGTTAGCTGAACTGATCAACAAGGTGCCGACCTTGCAGGCGCTTCGCGAGATGAACGAGCAGATCCTCATTCTTGGGGGTGGGTTGCCCATTGAGATTGCCGGCGAGGTCGTTGGTGGAATCGGGGTCGGCGGGGCGCCAGGGGCACAGCTCGACGATGCCTGTGCGCAGGCGGGCCTGGACGCGATCGGCGCTGCGCCGAAAGCTCCTGCGATAAAGTGA
- a CDS encoding prepilin-type N-terminal cleavage/methylation domain-containing protein — translation MNLSRHPRMWSCGGFTLIELMIVVAILGILVSLATVSYSHFMTKAKSVEGEIVVREIERLEYLYHASNHGYTNNLTDLGFAMTGALKYYTPEVRQGADTDKISYQVRALPVAASATDSWLLTSYRDGAVQVDRVPVSEIGMFATVRYLGNAGTISSGEASNASVGGGASGNNEPEWSGGGRSLGCQECGRVVINQRN, via the coding sequence ATGAATCTCTCCCGGCATCCTCGCATGTGGAGTTGCGGCGGCTTTACCTTGATCGAGTTGATGATCGTGGTGGCCATCCTGGGGATCCTCGTGTCCCTTGCCACCGTTTCGTACAGCCATTTTATGACCAAGGCCAAGTCTGTTGAAGGTGAGATCGTGGTTCGCGAGATCGAGCGGTTGGAATACCTCTATCACGCATCGAATCATGGCTATACAAACAACCTGACCGATTTGGGATTTGCCATGACCGGAGCGTTGAAGTATTACACCCCGGAAGTACGGCAGGGCGCCGATACAGACAAAATCAGCTATCAGGTTCGTGCATTGCCGGTCGCGGCGTCAGCGACTGATTCGTGGCTCCTGACGAGTTATCGTGATGGGGCCGTGCAGGTGGACCGAGTTCCCGTGAGCGAAATTGGCATGTTTGCGACGGTGCGATATCTGGGCAATGCGGGGACGATATCGTCCGGCGAGGCCTCGAATGCCTCTGTCGGTGGAGGAGCCTCCGGCAATAACGAGCCTGAATGGTCTGGTGGCGGACGCAGCTTGGGGTGCCAAGAATGTGGCCGTGTCGTGATTAATCAACGCAACTGA
- a CDS encoding endonuclease MutS2: protein MNLFEQTTKVLEWPRLLESLAGHARSTMGAARCRALELANDLEDAIRRQQETTEMGRLQDAGDGLPPLMFPDIRDPLARAQKGAALELLELRDCAVVLELLEESGRFILRHQQDAPALSAAGQSLQSAGELRPVKSALDAAIHQDGSMKESATPELRRLTHQAHALKQQIRDQVNQMLHSRRFEEILQEQYFAQREGRYVIPVKTDMRGRVPGIVHDVSASGATVFIEPRELVELNNSIKVADLEIEREVRRILRELSALVAAQAELMLAGLEALAELDGIAARASFGRQLKAQPVGLNAEGRVMLLQARHPLLVLSKGEVVANDILLDESIQVLVISGPNTGGKTVTLKIVGLFALMVRAGLHLPCNTESEMAFFPDVYADIGDAQDLARDLSSFSAHMTQMIQLLDEADRQRSGDGASEPRQWLVLLDEPVTSTDPTEGAALAEALLCRLATLGMKVVATTHYGSLKTLAHMVSGFANASVEFDVATLSPTYRLFMGVPGGSSALEIAGRLGMDRALLDEARLKLHKDERAMETMLQDLQATQRQLSDDLARAVEARREAEQAEQRAKAQLAHLEETEKEAQRGLKRKLSEQFSRARAEVQATVDTVKGEQKLIKAKAAKQRLFELEAQTRAELAPAGTPIPLEHLKVGDQVEISGLGMTGMLLETTQGKKRVRVKVGAGELLATVANLVGLARGQTAQSKPASAPSAPRRFQPGGGLGLDEQTVVDVRGRAADEALDQVVAALDRATMAAVPFLRIIHGHGTGKLKATLRDYLKDSPYVAGTRPGDRAEGGDGVTIVTLR from the coding sequence GTGAATCTCTTCGAACAAACCACGAAGGTCTTAGAATGGCCGAGACTGCTCGAGTCCCTTGCCGGTCACGCCCGCTCGACGATGGGGGCGGCGCGTTGTCGTGCGCTCGAATTGGCTAACGATCTAGAAGATGCCATCCGTCGCCAACAGGAAACGACGGAGATGGGGCGGCTGCAGGATGCGGGCGATGGTCTGCCGCCCTTGATGTTTCCGGATATTCGGGATCCGCTCGCCCGGGCTCAGAAAGGGGCGGCGCTGGAGCTGCTCGAACTCCGGGACTGCGCGGTTGTGCTGGAGTTATTGGAAGAGAGCGGCCGGTTTATCCTGCGACACCAGCAGGATGCTCCTGCGTTGAGCGCTGCCGGACAATCCCTGCAGTCGGCAGGGGAACTGCGCCCGGTGAAGAGCGCGCTGGATGCGGCAATCCACCAGGACGGTTCGATGAAAGAGTCGGCGACGCCGGAGTTGCGGCGCTTGACGCATCAGGCGCATGCGCTCAAACAGCAGATCCGCGATCAAGTCAATCAGATGCTCCATTCGCGCCGTTTCGAGGAGATTCTCCAAGAACAGTATTTTGCTCAGCGTGAAGGCCGTTATGTCATCCCGGTGAAGACCGATATGCGGGGGCGGGTGCCGGGGATCGTGCATGACGTCTCGGCCAGCGGAGCCACGGTGTTTATCGAGCCGCGTGAGCTGGTTGAGCTGAACAATTCCATTAAAGTGGCGGACCTGGAGATCGAGCGGGAGGTGCGGCGCATCCTCCGTGAGTTGTCTGCCCTCGTCGCCGCACAAGCCGAGCTCATGCTGGCAGGGCTTGAGGCGCTGGCCGAGCTGGATGGGATCGCGGCACGGGCTTCATTCGGCCGCCAACTGAAGGCGCAGCCTGTCGGGCTCAACGCAGAAGGACGCGTGATGCTGCTGCAGGCCAGGCATCCCCTGCTGGTGTTGTCGAAAGGAGAGGTCGTCGCCAACGATATTCTCCTGGATGAATCGATCCAGGTGCTCGTCATTTCAGGCCCCAATACGGGCGGGAAGACCGTGACGCTCAAGATCGTCGGGCTCTTTGCCCTGATGGTCCGTGCCGGATTGCACCTGCCCTGTAACACGGAATCCGAGATGGCGTTCTTTCCCGATGTCTATGCCGATATCGGCGATGCCCAAGATCTGGCTCGCGACCTTTCCAGCTTTTCCGCACACATGACCCAAATGATTCAGTTGCTCGATGAGGCAGACCGTCAGCGCAGCGGCGACGGAGCGTCCGAACCTCGGCAATGGTTGGTTCTCCTCGATGAACCAGTCACTTCGACCGATCCGACAGAAGGCGCGGCCCTGGCCGAAGCCTTGCTCTGCCGGCTGGCCACGCTGGGCATGAAAGTCGTCGCGACCACCCACTACGGATCGTTGAAGACCCTGGCCCACATGGTATCGGGTTTTGCGAACGCCAGCGTCGAGTTCGACGTTGCGACGCTTTCACCCACCTATCGGCTCTTCATGGGGGTGCCGGGGGGATCGTCTGCGCTGGAGATTGCCGGCCGGTTGGGGATGGACCGGGCCTTGCTGGATGAGGCGCGGCTGAAGCTCCATAAAGATGAGCGGGCCATGGAAACGATGCTGCAGGATCTGCAAGCGACGCAGCGGCAGTTGTCCGACGACCTCGCCCGCGCGGTCGAGGCCAGACGTGAAGCGGAGCAGGCGGAACAGCGAGCGAAGGCACAGTTGGCGCACTTGGAAGAGACCGAAAAGGAAGCACAGAGGGGCCTCAAGCGAAAACTCAGTGAGCAGTTCAGCCGCGCGCGTGCGGAAGTGCAGGCCACAGTCGATACCGTCAAGGGTGAGCAGAAGCTGATCAAAGCGAAAGCCGCGAAGCAACGGTTGTTCGAGCTTGAGGCGCAGACAAGAGCCGAGTTGGCTCCGGCCGGCACGCCGATCCCGCTTGAGCATTTGAAGGTGGGAGATCAGGTCGAGATTAGCGGGCTCGGCATGACCGGCATGCTCCTCGAAACAACGCAGGGAAAGAAACGCGTGAGGGTGAAGGTGGGGGCAGGAGAACTGCTGGCCACTGTGGCGAATCTCGTAGGCCTCGCACGAGGGCAAACGGCGCAGTCGAAGCCGGCATCAGCACCATCGGCCCCGCGCCGGTTCCAGCCAGGAGGCGGGCTGGGGCTGGATGAACAGACGGTCGTGGATGTGCGAGGAAGGGCGGCGGACGAGGCGTTGGACCAGGTGGTTGCGGCGCTGGATCGCGCGACGATGGCGGCCGTGCCGTTTCTCCGTATCATCCATGGCCACGGCACAGGGAAGCTGAAAGCCACCTTGCGAGACTATTTGAAAGACTCTCCCTATGTCGCAGGCACCAGACCTGGTGATCGTGCGGAAGGTGGGGATGGGGTGACGATCGTAACCTTGCGCTGA
- the trxB gene encoding thioredoxin-disulfide reductase produces the protein MRHVVIIGSGPAGLTAAIYAARANLSPLLIEGWQSGGQLTTTTEVENYPGFAKGIMGPDLMKEMRAQAERFGTEFLTADVTAIALTPRPFTLTIDGEQSVQAKTLIIATGASAIQIGLKNEARLTGHGVSTCATCDGFFFKGKELMVVGGGDSAMEEATFLTKFASKVTVIHRRDKLRASKIMQDRAMKNEKISFLWNSVVEDILGNDLVTGVRVKNLVTNKVLEVPCAGVFVAIGHRPNTTLLSGQLDMDAKGYIRTTNGTATSVPGVFAAGDVQDSVYRQAVTAAGSGCMAAIDVERFLESDSHNL, from the coding sequence ATGCGACACGTCGTCATCATTGGATCCGGGCCAGCCGGCCTCACCGCCGCCATCTATGCGGCCAGGGCGAACCTCTCGCCTCTACTCATCGAAGGGTGGCAGTCGGGTGGACAATTGACCACGACGACGGAGGTCGAGAACTATCCCGGTTTCGCCAAGGGCATCATGGGGCCGGACTTGATGAAAGAAATGCGCGCACAGGCGGAACGATTCGGCACGGAATTCTTAACCGCCGATGTCACGGCTATTGCACTCACACCTCGTCCTTTCACGCTGACGATCGACGGCGAACAATCTGTTCAAGCCAAAACCCTCATCATTGCGACCGGCGCATCGGCCATTCAGATTGGGTTGAAGAACGAGGCGCGCCTCACGGGACATGGCGTCTCCACCTGTGCGACCTGCGACGGATTTTTCTTCAAGGGCAAAGAACTGATGGTCGTCGGTGGCGGCGACAGCGCGATGGAAGAAGCCACCTTCCTGACTAAGTTCGCCAGCAAGGTCACCGTGATCCATCGCCGCGACAAGCTGCGAGCCTCCAAAATCATGCAAGACCGCGCGATGAAGAATGAAAAGATTTCCTTTCTCTGGAACTCCGTCGTCGAAGACATCCTGGGGAACGACCTGGTCACTGGCGTGCGTGTGAAAAATCTTGTCACAAACAAGGTCCTGGAAGTCCCTTGCGCCGGCGTCTTCGTCGCGATTGGGCACCGCCCCAACACCACCCTCCTCAGCGGTCAATTAGATATGGATGCCAAGGGCTATATCCGGACAACCAACGGAACCGCCACAAGTGTCCCTGGCGTCTTCGCCGCAGGCGATGTGCAGGATTCGGTGTATCGCCAAGCCGTCACCGCCGCCGGCTCCGGCTGCATGGCCGCGATCGACGTCGAACGATTTCTCGAATCAGACAGTCATAACCTCTAA
- the coaE gene encoding dephospho-CoA kinase (Dephospho-CoA kinase (CoaE) performs the final step in coenzyme A biosynthesis.): protein MLCSAPMILVGLTGGVATGKSTVAGMFTQCGAVVIDADQLARDVVKPGKPAWREIVTLFGKAVLNPDRSLNRQTLGAIVFRHPAKRQALEAIIHPRVAREQVRLTRDAARQHPQSVVIYDVPLLFEAGIDKRVDHTIVVTADRNTQIARLKKRNGLSRAEALHRIKSQMPISQKVQQADYVLNGTLPRPALRKQVGRLFTSLHALA from the coding sequence ATGTTATGCTCCGCACCCATGATTCTGGTCGGCCTCACAGGCGGAGTCGCCACCGGTAAAAGCACCGTCGCCGGGATGTTTACGCAATGCGGCGCGGTAGTCATCGATGCCGACCAATTGGCTCGCGATGTCGTGAAGCCGGGCAAGCCGGCTTGGCGAGAGATCGTCACCCTATTTGGCAAGGCCGTCCTCAACCCTGACCGCAGCCTCAATCGCCAGACGCTCGGAGCCATCGTCTTCCGCCATCCGGCAAAACGCCAGGCGCTCGAAGCCATCATTCACCCCCGCGTGGCGCGCGAGCAAGTCAGATTGACGAGAGACGCGGCACGACAACATCCTCAATCCGTCGTCATCTACGACGTCCCGCTCCTCTTCGAGGCCGGTATCGATAAGCGAGTCGATCACACCATCGTCGTCACTGCCGACCGCAACACCCAAATCGCGCGCCTCAAAAAAAGAAACGGCCTCTCCCGCGCTGAGGCTCTTCACCGGATTAAGAGCCAGATGCCGATATCCCAAAAGGTCCAGCAGGCAGACTATGTGTTGAATGGAACCCTCCCTCGACCGGCGCTTCGCAAACAAGTCGGCCGATTATTCACGAGCCTTCACGCGCTCGCATAA
- the thiI gene encoding tRNA uracil 4-sulfurtransferase ThiI, producing MRCAIVHYHEIALKGRNREYFEERLVHNIQWILRDLGVRRVENLRSRIRVVLPDEVPDQIIIDRLTKVFGIANFSLAHGLPLDLAKPDLEALSAAVIEALRSESFSTFRVSAKRADKRLTLTSMDVARDVGAAICDATDKKVSLKDPDLTVYLELLAKEVYYSIKKVQGPGGMPVGVSGKVACLISGGIDSPVAAYRMMKRGCRALFVHFSGRPLVSRASEEKVRELVQLLTAHQYTSKLYVIPFGEIQRDIVASAPAPYRVVLYRRVMIRIAQEFAKREHCWGLVTGDSLGQVASQTPENLTVVEAVSELPLLRPLIGMDKLEITDQAEQIGSFAISIEPDQDCCSLFTPPHPSTKTRLEDILEIEKMFDIDALVKQGIEKAELSQFTFPQ from the coding sequence ATGCGCTGCGCCATCGTCCACTACCACGAAATCGCCCTCAAAGGCCGCAACCGGGAATATTTCGAGGAACGCCTCGTCCACAATATCCAATGGATCTTGAGAGACCTCGGCGTTAGACGTGTTGAGAATCTCCGCAGCCGGATTCGCGTGGTCCTGCCTGACGAGGTTCCGGACCAGATCATCATCGACCGGCTCACCAAAGTCTTCGGGATCGCCAACTTTTCGCTGGCGCACGGGTTGCCGCTCGATCTGGCCAAGCCGGACTTGGAAGCGCTCAGCGCAGCGGTCATCGAGGCGCTCCGGTCGGAATCGTTTTCCACCTTTCGCGTCTCGGCAAAACGAGCAGACAAACGATTGACGTTGACCTCCATGGACGTCGCGCGGGACGTCGGCGCTGCCATCTGTGACGCCACCGACAAGAAGGTCAGTCTGAAAGATCCAGATCTCACGGTCTATCTCGAACTCCTTGCCAAAGAGGTCTACTACTCGATCAAAAAGGTTCAGGGCCCTGGTGGCATGCCGGTGGGAGTCAGTGGGAAAGTCGCCTGCTTGATCTCCGGCGGGATCGACTCGCCGGTCGCAGCCTATCGTATGATGAAACGCGGATGCCGGGCCCTCTTCGTCCATTTCTCCGGCCGGCCGCTCGTGAGCCGCGCCTCAGAAGAGAAGGTGCGGGAACTGGTGCAACTCCTCACCGCCCATCAATATACGTCGAAGCTCTACGTCATTCCGTTCGGAGAGATTCAGCGGGACATTGTGGCGAGTGCGCCGGCCCCCTATCGCGTGGTGCTCTACCGGCGCGTCATGATCCGCATCGCGCAGGAATTCGCCAAACGTGAGCATTGTTGGGGATTGGTCACCGGCGATAGCCTGGGGCAAGTGGCCTCGCAGACACCGGAGAACCTGACCGTCGTCGAAGCGGTGTCAGAGTTACCGCTCCTGCGCCCACTCATCGGCATGGATAAGCTGGAAATCACCGACCAGGCGGAGCAGATCGGCAGCTTCGCCATCTCCATCGAGCCGGATCAAGATTGCTGCTCACTCTTCACCCCGCCACACCCCAGCACAAAAACCAGACTCGAAGATATTCTGGAAATCGAGAAGATGTTCGATATCGATGCGCTGGTGAAGCAGGGGATCGAGAAGGCGGAGTTGTCCCAATTCACCTTCCCTCAGTAG
- the queG gene encoding tRNA epoxyqueuosine(34) reductase QueG, protein MSLAEAIKAEALALGFDAVGISRVTDSYQPSANSLQQSPPLDPATPLSHHLFGRLSEWLRLGYYGTMAWMTRDPSRRSDPRLVLPGCKSMLSVGMNYYTDNRANEQPGMGRIARYAWGQDYHEVMSQRLAQLEAKIAALAPGVTTRTYVDTGPIMEKAWAQQAGLGWIGKHSNLVSAESGSWLLLGEILTTLELEPDEPATDLCGSCTLCIQACPTGAIVEPYVVDARLCISYLTIELRGDRDVIPNELASQMGNHIFGCDDCLDVCPFNLRSDATSEPAFAPTPITLAPSLQALAQINEESFAATFKGSPIKRAKRNGLLRNVKVAQENLTRQTGGRAS, encoded by the coding sequence ATGTCACTCGCTGAGGCGATTAAGGCCGAAGCCCTCGCCCTGGGTTTCGACGCCGTCGGCATCAGCCGAGTCACAGATAGCTATCAGCCTTCAGCCAACAGCCTTCAGCAGAGCCCACCTCTAGACCCCGCAACCCCGCTATCCCATCACTTATTCGGTCGTCTCTCAGAATGGCTCCGGCTAGGCTACTATGGCACGATGGCCTGGATGACTCGCGACCCCTCCCGTCGCAGCGATCCACGATTGGTACTACCAGGTTGCAAATCGATGCTGTCGGTCGGCATGAATTACTACACCGACAATCGTGCGAACGAGCAGCCCGGCATGGGCCGCATTGCCCGATACGCCTGGGGACAGGATTACCACGAGGTGATGAGCCAGCGGCTCGCACAACTCGAAGCGAAGATCGCAGCCCTGGCGCCAGGCGTGACCACCCGCACCTACGTCGATACAGGCCCGATCATGGAAAAAGCCTGGGCGCAGCAGGCAGGTCTCGGCTGGATCGGGAAACATTCCAACCTCGTCTCCGCCGAATCCGGCTCCTGGCTCCTGTTGGGAGAGATCCTGACGACCCTTGAGCTGGAGCCGGATGAACCAGCCACAGATCTCTGCGGAAGCTGCACGTTGTGTATTCAGGCCTGTCCAACCGGTGCCATCGTCGAACCCTATGTCGTGGATGCCCGCCTCTGCATCTCCTACCTCACCATCGAACTGCGCGGAGACCGGGACGTGATCCCGAACGAGCTCGCCTCTCAGATGGGAAACCACATATTCGGCTGCGACGATTGCCTGGACGTCTGTCCGTTCAATCTTCGTTCGGATGCGACGAGCGAGCCGGCCTTTGCCCCCACCCCAATCACACTCGCTCCAAGCCTCCAGGCTCTGGCTCAGATCAACGAGGAGAGTTTTGCTGCCACATTCAAGGGGAGTCCCATCAAGCGAGCCAAACGGAACGGCCTTCTCCGTAACGTAAAAGTCGCGCAAGAAAACCTCACGAGACAAACAGGGGGCCGGGCCTCATAA
- a CDS encoding sigma-54 dependent transcriptional regulator yields the protein MHPPILLLISADSHTKPLLEQALESRHVTILTAATTEEGLRLLKEQADLALVICDESQGRIASQVILSQARRIDHNLPVIILGTDGSAKAAVEALHRGATDYLAQPVTAKDLQTALHRTHAFAAPEPQAREARSSSFDQIISRSPQMKLLKHLAAEVAQTDATVLITGDSGTGKELFAHGIHAASPRSNGPFVALNCAGIPEQLLESELFGYQRGAFTDAKQAKPGRFQQAEGGTLFLDEIGEMSPSAQAKLLRVLESHEVDPLGDTRSIHVNIRVIAATNEDLPAQIKAGRFRLDLYYRLNVYQLRIPPLRERPEDIEPILISFLETARRDHGCRIKSITPTALNILQTHDWPGNVRELHNVAEGLTITCKDETIQPDHLPASVRDTPPTGSNGEGEKTSLLAFGLSAQEMEKKLLKEALDSAGGNISEASRLLKITRNTLRYRMAKYHL from the coding sequence ATGCATCCTCCGATCCTTCTGCTCATCTCCGCCGATTCCCACACCAAACCGTTGCTCGAACAGGCCCTCGAGAGCCGCCACGTCACCATTCTGACTGCAGCAACAACTGAAGAGGGTCTACGCCTCCTGAAAGAGCAAGCGGACCTCGCACTCGTTATCTGCGATGAGAGTCAGGGACGGATTGCAAGCCAGGTGATCCTCTCTCAAGCCAGGCGCATCGATCACAACCTCCCGGTGATCATCCTCGGAACAGACGGATCGGCCAAGGCCGCGGTGGAGGCATTGCACCGAGGCGCCACCGACTATCTCGCGCAACCGGTCACGGCAAAAGATCTCCAGACCGCCCTCCACAGAACCCACGCCTTCGCCGCACCGGAGCCCCAAGCGAGGGAAGCGCGTTCCTCCTCGTTCGATCAAATCATCAGCCGGTCGCCTCAGATGAAACTACTGAAACATCTCGCAGCCGAAGTCGCTCAAACCGATGCAACCGTCCTCATCACCGGCGACAGCGGCACAGGCAAAGAACTCTTTGCCCATGGCATCCATGCAGCAAGCCCACGGTCCAACGGCCCCTTTGTGGCGCTCAACTGCGCCGGCATTCCCGAGCAGCTTCTGGAATCGGAATTGTTCGGCTATCAGCGCGGCGCCTTTACCGATGCGAAACAGGCCAAGCCTGGGAGATTCCAACAAGCGGAAGGCGGCACCCTCTTTCTTGACGAAATCGGCGAAATGAGTCCTTCCGCGCAGGCGAAGCTCTTACGAGTCCTGGAAAGCCACGAAGTCGATCCACTAGGCGACACGCGCAGCATCCACGTCAACATTCGCGTGATCGCCGCCACGAACGAAGATTTACCGGCGCAGATCAAAGCCGGACGTTTCCGCCTGGACCTCTACTATCGGCTGAACGTCTATCAACTGCGCATCCCGCCGCTCCGTGAACGCCCAGAAGATATCGAGCCGATCCTGATCTCGTTCCTGGAAACCGCCCGCCGGGATCATGGCTGTCGCATCAAGAGCATCACCCCCACGGCTCTGAACATCTTGCAGACCCACGACTGGCCCGGCAACGTACGCGAGCTGCACAACGTCGCCGAAGGACTCACCATCACATGCAAGGACGAGACGATCCAGCCGGACCACCTCCCTGCCTCTGTGCGAGATACCCCACCAACAGGATCGAACGGAGAAGGCGAGAAGACCTCGCTCCTGGCCTTCGGCCTCTCGGCTCAGGAGATGGAAAAGAAACTCTTGAAAGAGGCGCTGGATTCCGCAGGCGGCAATATTTCTGAAGCTAGCAGGCTGCTCAAGATCACGCGGAATACTCTTCGCTACCGCATGGCGAAATACCACCTTTAG
- a CDS encoding SRPBCC family protein, translated as MLWHVRSIVGCLLLGWSGWSGAAEPGLLDVRTESSGGVKATATIVLPAPVSVVQAILTDYAHWPELFEVRMKIADVSILDGVATTDIRIEHMLLPGERRLVTESRLLPSGDLVADLKSGDFKRYHRRWTLTSIDGGAQTRADFELIVEIESVLPGKLIALATRRDLESHFRILKEKALARAQEQQSGR; from the coding sequence ATGTTGTGGCATGTGAGGAGCATCGTCGGTTGTCTGTTGCTCGGCTGGTCCGGGTGGAGCGGTGCGGCAGAACCAGGCCTGCTGGATGTTCGGACGGAGTCCAGTGGCGGCGTGAAGGCGACGGCGACGATTGTTTTGCCCGCGCCCGTTTCGGTGGTGCAGGCGATTTTGACTGACTATGCTCATTGGCCTGAACTGTTCGAGGTGCGGATGAAGATAGCGGACGTGAGCATTCTGGATGGAGTCGCCACCACGGATATCAGGATCGAGCATATGTTGTTGCCGGGGGAACGTCGGTTGGTGACTGAGTCGAGGTTGTTGCCAAGCGGAGATCTGGTGGCCGATCTCAAAAGCGGAGATTTCAAACGTTATCATCGTCGGTGGACATTGACGTCGATCGATGGCGGCGCGCAGACCCGTGCGGACTTCGAGCTTATCGTGGAGATTGAGTCGGTGCTACCTGGTAAACTCATCGCGCTCGCAACGCGGCGAGACCTGGAATCCCATTTTCGAATCCTGAAGGAAAAGGCGCTCGCGCGCGCGCAGGAGCAGCAGTCGGGGCGATGA
- a CDS encoding pectinesterase family protein, giving the protein MKNILVVASIALFGFFSSGLLWADEGPPMGPRTLVVALDGTGDFVSLQEAVDAAKKGDTVFVKAGQYPQDVTIHSKEKIKFVGAGVDQVTILGRDIVVGALHVGKWPYGATDIEISDMTINDHGGHAMGLFNGQGLVLRRLKINGMLFSQQVHDVRIEDCDIGGSETTGVQFADSEAVMIGNFIHDNDHGVSIAGKSTVRLERNVITRSLFDAIVVSGHARAVIVSNTLVKNGGGAAFLGQSQSDVTGNVVGLNRVGFLIAPSSRTTTSFNAFFNTDGDYLRVGDPNQPAPELKAQSDITGDPYFVDPSHDDFRLRLDTPLLKIGQFPYLGALAPAATAARRSTDK; this is encoded by the coding sequence ATGAAAAATATTTTAGTGGTTGCGTCCATCGCGCTGTTTGGATTTTTCAGCTCCGGCTTGTTGTGGGCCGATGAAGGGCCGCCAATGGGTCCTCGGACTCTTGTGGTTGCACTCGACGGGACGGGAGATTTCGTCTCTTTGCAGGAAGCGGTCGATGCCGCCAAGAAAGGCGACACCGTCTTCGTCAAGGCAGGTCAATATCCTCAGGACGTGACGATCCATAGTAAAGAAAAGATCAAGTTCGTCGGGGCTGGAGTGGATCAAGTGACGATTTTAGGCCGCGATATCGTGGTGGGCGCCCTTCATGTCGGTAAGTGGCCCTATGGGGCGACGGATATCGAGATCAGCGACATGACTATCAACGATCATGGTGGCCATGCGATGGGGCTCTTCAATGGGCAAGGGCTGGTCCTCCGCCGGCTCAAGATCAACGGGATGTTGTTTAGCCAGCAGGTCCATGATGTACGGATCGAAGATTGTGACATCGGGGGGAGCGAGACGACCGGCGTGCAGTTTGCCGATTCAGAGGCGGTCATGATCGGGAATTTCATTCACGACAACGATCATGGCGTCTCGATTGCGGGGAAGTCGACGGTGCGGTTGGAGCGAAACGTGATCACCCGAAGTCTGTTTGACGCCATCGTGGTCAGCGGCCATGCCCGTGCCGTGATCGTGAGCAATACCCTGGTCAAGAATGGCGGCGGGGCCGCGTTTCTCGGGCAATCCCAGAGTGACGTCACCGGCAACGTGGTGGGGCTGAATCGCGTGGGCTTTCTGATCGCCCCGTCCAGTCGGACCACCACTTCGTTCAATGCGTTCTTCAATACGGATGGCGACTATCTTCGTGTGGGTGATCCGAACCAACCGGCTCCTGAGCTTAAGGCCCAGTCAGATATTACCGGGGACCCGTACTTTGTCGACCCATCGCATGACGATTTTCGCCTGCGTCTTGACACGCCCCTCCTGAAGATCGGCCAATTTCCCTATCTCGGCGCGCTTGCGCCTGCCGCAACTGCTGCTCGTCGATCGACTGACAAATAG